The segment CAAGCAGAACGATCTGAAAACTCTGCGATCCAAGGCGCTCTTCAACGAAATTGAGTCTCTGTATGACGAGAGGCACGAACAAGCGGAGGACGGACACCACCATGTCACCGGCCCGCACATGGTCCTTCGCTACAGGGACAAGTCTATCCTTGATGACGCTGCCAACTTGCTGATTCACCACGTGAAACGCCAGACCAGCATACACAAGGAAGACAAGCAGAACATAAAACACTTGCTCAAACAAGTCCTACCTGACATTTTCTTCCATCCCCGGCAAGACTTGAGTGAAGATGAACGAGACGATGATGGCTCAGACAAAGATGACTCTGAAGGCTGCTCGCCCAGTAGTAAAAAGTCCCGGGACAAGAGAGAACCTGACAAGAAGAGCAGCAGTGTAGACATTAGCAAATCCGAAACTAAGGAAAAACAGAATGCGGTCGTTAACAACTTTGAGGAATCCAAGGGGAAGGAGGACTTGGCCACCCCAGCTCACGCCATTTCATCAGATCCTGTAAGTATCTTTGTTGATAACACTCATAATTTTATGATTCCTCAAAATTGTAACCATATCCCtccaatttcattatttgtggTTAATCTGTGACCTTGATCGTCAATTCTTTTTGCAGGATGAGCACTACACTTTGTTTGTGACCTGCAATACGTGGTACTGCTTCTTGCGGCTGCATCAAATCCTGTGTGAAAGACTCACTCGCATGTACGAATGTGCAAAGAAGTTAGTGGCTGAGGATGCGTTAAACAAGATTGACAGGAAAGAATCCACAGCAATCGCCCTGAGGCTGAAGCCAAAGAGTGAGTAGTGTTGTTTTTTGTAGCCTTACATTTTGCACAGGACTCAGAACGTGTGACAGCTGCCATTGGTGTCTCGCTTAGCGAGTCTGTGCAAAAGCAATCAGTAAGAAACAGTAAGCTCTGGTGTTTCTAATCAGAGGTTAAAGAAACATGCTGAACATGAGAAACTTAATTGTTCTGGGAGATATAGTGATATtgctttgatataaaattaaattttgttctgtATGTGTTTAAGGTGATATAGATATTGAGGATTACTACCCTGCTTTCCTGGATATGGTTAAAAATCTTCTTGATAACAACATGGATACCAACGCGTATGAAGACACGCTCAGAGAAATGTTTGGCATACATGCATACATAGCATTCACGTTGGACAAGGTTGTTACTTATGCTGTGAGACAGGTATGATAAAATGCCACGAAATATTCCTTCAGAGCTGACACATCGATCAATCTTACTTTTCAGCTTCAGCAATTGGCTATGGATGATATCTCGCATGAGtgcctagaaattttcaacgaGGAAAAGAAAAGAGGTGCAGCTGGCGGACCATGTTCAAAGGCAGCTCAAAGTGCCATCTCTGAAATGGCATACCAAAAGAGGGTTGAGCAAGTTTTGACCGATGAAAACTGCTACAAAATCTTTATTGTAAGTTGCTTGCACCTGTCCACCGGccatattttaatctttccgTTCTGTAGTATAAGAATGATTGTCGAATGACAGTTGAATTACTTGACACCGATGGAGAAGAGCAGGAGGCACCTGCAGAGGCTGAAAAACGAGAAGAGTACGTCGAAAAGTATGTTGGTGAAATGGACAGCATACCAGACGAAATGAAGGAACGTTTGTCCCGCAAGCCGGTCTTCTTGCCTAGATGTGTAAGGGGATACATTGATCGAAGTAAGCGATTCCATAATCAAGAAAGAAGCAGCACAGCTGCAAGCACAAGTGGCAATGACTCCCCGTCCAGCTCCAACGAGCAAAAAGATGCTGACTCCAAAAGGTACGTGATTTCTGAACTGTTGCAAGTGTGACAAGAGACTAAccaatattcaaattgttgcAGTGATGATGAAAAGAAGAAAGATGGCAGCAAAGTTAGAGCCGACTCCCCGCAATCCGGAAGCATCGATAGCAATGAATGCAGATTTAATCCTATCACTTACAGTAGAGTGTTCTTCATGGATAAGGATGCGCtactatttaaaaagaatgCCCTTCTCAACGCCAAAGAGGTAGGATCCTTTGCCACTTGATATACATTTTTgtgaaaacttaaaaattcatcaaatctCACTCAGTATATTATGCAGGAGGGCAGGGGCTAgttaaattttggatattgaaaatggattaaaaaaattaattattggtaTATTTTCCGCAGGCTCATCCAAGGGTAACAATAAGGCTCTTAAGGAAGTTCAGAGATTGGCACCAAAAGTGGGCATCAGTGCACGTCAGCGAGGACCAGCAGAAGTCGACCACAGACTGGCTGATGGGCCTCGGGGACAACATGATGCCAAACAGGACGCGAATCCTCACAGACAACGACTTGTCAAAATCACCATACATCCCGTACAACAGGTACCGAGTGGAGCTGGAGTCTGTGACCTCGTCAACGGCAGCAACCGCTACTGGCGTGACGACGTCAACCACTAACGGACCACCATCCTCCCCTTAAAGGAAACTAGAAGTAGTTGTGCTCAAGCATTTAAAACACTGCACAAGCAGATCTCCTGTGTATAGTGTAATTGTGTGtacatttgtatttttataccTCACAATCATTGAGCATTTGCATGCACACCAAAGCAAGGACTTATTTTGGAACTGAAAACTTACTCGGTTTTTTATCCACGTGAATGCATGCAAAATCTCAGGAAACGAGAGGACTTCTCAAGTTAAGAGTTGTAAATAAGAGATTAAGttggaaaaaagtgaaaaatgacaagcaattttacaaaattaaaaatcttcaaaataattgaCTCAAGTATTATTTCCAACATTTACCCTTGACAGGCTTTATTCCAAACTGGTTAGGATTTTGGCACCTGCTGGCGTCACTAATATCGTTTCTTCAAACTGGGCTGTTCTTGCGTTGTCTACCATTATGGCAGTCCAACCATCTTCCTGGATTTCAACTTCCCGCGAACCTGGAGTTATTATTGGCTCTATTGTGAAGATCATGCCAGTTTTCATACATCCAGAGTAATTATTTCCTGGAGAAAAATCACGATAGTAACAAACTTTGCATTTCAATGGGGAATATCTTACGGCAGTGCAAAATATCTGGGGGTCCGTGAAAGTACTTCCCGATTCCATGGCCAGCAAATGCTGGCACTACATCATAGCCATTGCTCTTGGCAATATTTTCGATGATGTTACCTGCATCAAGCCCaaaagtgaataattaaaaatagagggattttataaataaaatacctaTATTGGAGAAGGTTTCATAATGTTGGCACCCATCAATTGCCTCGTCCAAACATTTCCTAGCAATTGCGACAAGTTCCCTTCCCTTCTCATCAacatttccaattaaaaatgtttctgaGCAGTCACCATGATGCCCGTCAAAATAAACCTGTGGATATTTTagctgtaaaataattattgaagtAACGTAGCAGTAAATTACAGTGATATCAATGTTGATGATATCCCCATCCTCAAGTGGTCTGTCGTCTGGAATCCCATGACAGGCAACATTGTTGATAGATGTGCAGACTGACTTGGGAAACCCCAAATAATTCAATGGAGAAGGGTAGGCGTTGTTGGCAAGTATTTTATTGTGGACTAACTTGTCGATTTCATCAGTAGTCATTCCAacctataaaataatttttgtgagtgCAATAACAatgttcataaaatttttctaatttaaccTCAAGTTTTGTACCGATCCAATGCAGTACTCGCTTGGCCAGTTTGCACGCAGAGTAGATacttaaaattgaatcttcATCATGGATTTCAATCTCTTTTGGTGGAGGTGGAGGTTGCGCTGTCTCTGCGTAAGGAGGTTTTAAAATGTGGTCAGGCACAATCAGCTGAGGCGAAACATTGCCAGGTTTAACAATGCTATATTTTCCAAAGTCTTTTCTGCAAAAAGAtgaatacaaataaatcaaatttgaaccaaaaatttcttaactGTGCGCTTACGGATTGGAAGATTTGCTCTTGAATCTGTCGAATATTGCAGCCGACTTTGATGTTGTGCTAACTTTTCTGTCGGCACCATTTCGACATGAGAGAAGAATATTGCTGATTTTCCGGTGCAATGCTGTGTTTTTAGTTGCTAGATTGCACAAATTCATCATGTTTGTAAAGGTATGATAACTACTCCAGTGTTTGATTCAAGTTCAACCGCAGAAAATCAAGGAAAAGAGTGATCAGACTGCTTAAAAAATCGTGATCACCGCATGACCTCATGCAGTATTATTCTTCTTAAAGTTCGCGCCACATCAAGAACAACATTCAGAGCCAATAAGGAATGATAATCATCATTGGTCTACTCTCTTTGCGCCCCACCCCCTAGCCTCGTACTTTTCCTGGCCGCTCAAATattaccaaattttaaagGCGAGGGTCAGGTTGATTTACGCATGCGTTATCTTTGTGtatgtaaatataaaaataagatcattcatttttttgtttctacaATCGGTTTAGCAGCGACGTTTAATCTATCAACAATGATTATTGTCATGGAATACTCAGCGTGTCCTTCACAATTAGTTcctattaaatataattatatttttaatactggaacattttttattatgttctATGGTTGGTCATGTTCAagtttatttctattttatgaACAAAGTGATAGAATGagtaatgcaaaattattagctagtaattgaaattacttttttatttttcttgcaaatttttgttacacAACTTGAAGACAATATAATTACACCATAGAGGATcttacagtttaaaatttaagcagaTCTACCTGCTGTCTGTTAGGAAAAACTAAACGTATGAGTCCATTGACACTGTTTGTGAATTCTTCCCTATGCTTTTTGTGTTGCAAAATTAGATCAAATCAGCAACtgtaaagagagaaaaattgtttagaacATAAAAAAGCAAGTTGATAAAACTAGCATACCGTTCATTGGCATTTCATCGATCTGTGTGGAGTAGTACTGTTCAATGTCTCTCAAGATACGAATGTCATCTGTCTTCACAAAGTTAATGGCAACACCCTTGCGTCCAAAACGACCTGATCGGCCAATTCTATAAacagggaaaaataattatttacaatcagCAAATACGCTAGTTTACCGAAAGTTCTTACCTGTGAATGTACAATTCACGGTTGTTGGGCAAGTCATAGTTGATGACCAGGGAAACTTGCTGGACATCGATACCTCTGGCCCACACGTCTGTGGTGATGAGGACACGGCTAGTGCCTGATCGGAACTCCTTCATGATGCTGTCTCGCTCCTTTTGAGGCATGTCACCGTGCATGGAGCTGACGGTGAAATTCGCTTCTCGCATTTTTTCTGTCAGCCAGTCAACCTAtcacagagaaaaataattactatcAAAACGTCAATGATTGAGACACTTAGCATTTTTTCTATGTTTAATgatgaggaaaaattttaatacattgaTAAGTTGTCagattgataataattaatgcatGACACTTCATATATTATATGGTTTGCCACATGCCGGAAAGGTTACAGTAACTATTTATCACCATTTCTTGCAATTGTTTAAGAgacaaaattatgtaaataggAAAACCCATTGTGAAacaattaatagaaaaaatttccactacTAGCAAAAATGCAAGGGAAATATTGTATTCGTTCCaatgtaatattatttgcCCCATTTGTTCTACATGAGtagcgaaaaaataaaactctagAAAATGTTTGACTAGTGTTTGTTGTGATTTTGAACAGGGCCCTATTTAGAACCGAACAGAGAAATGacattctcaaatttaaattattaatcccAGACCCACAGCCTCCCTGCTCAAGATATTTTCATGTTGCtaaagcaaaattgaaaaattactttttagcAGTCTCACCTCAGACTTTTACGGTAAGAAATTATAGATGACCTAAATGAGTTATTTCATATTATCtacatgaattaaaaatgcacgtTGTTGTAAACAAGGAAAGATTAATTCCCTTCTCCCTTCCGAGTTTTAAAACGGcacttttaaaacaatttcttatagatttaagaaaataagaaatattattttaatatcttgaaCAAAACATGATGGAAATTTAGTGAGCCCCTGATATTGAAACGCAGAAGATTGTTACCACTTTGTTGTTAGAAcattttttggggaaaaaaataaattttgatatagaCAATGGAGAAAAATGTCACTTTTTCTTACCTTCCTCTTTGTATTGCAGAAAATGACTGCCTGAGTAATGGTTAAGGTGTCATAGAGATCGCAGAGTGTGTCAAACTTCCACTCTTCGCGTTCAACAGCAACGAAGAACTGCTTGATTCCTTCCAGTGTCAACTCATCGCTGAAAAATTAGTTAACGTTAAATTGAAGCCTGAGAAAATCTGCGCAGCAGTTACCGTTTGACCAAAATGCGGATGGGGTCAGTCATGAACTTGCTGGTCATCTCAAGAATTTCGTGAGGAAGGGTGGCAGAGATGAGCACAACTTGAGTCGCAGGTGGGAGGTACCTGTAGACGTCGTAGATCTGCTCCTTGAATCCCTTGTTAAGCATTTCGTCAGCCTCATCCAGCACCAGCATTTTGATGGAACGCGTCCTCAGTGTTCGACGTCGAATCATGtctgaagaaaaattttagagaGAAATCCTCGATAATTAAGTAACAAGACGCACCGAAAACTCTGCCAGGGGTGCCGGACACGACGTGCTGTCCGTAATCGAGCTTCCTGATGTCTTCTCCGAGGTTGGTGCCTCCAATACAGGCGTGGCATTGCACGTTCATGTAATCACCAAGGGCCAGGATGACCTTTTGGATCTGCACGGCCAACTCTCTCGTGGGCGACAAACACAGCACTTGAGTTTCTCGCAGCTGAGTGTCCAGACTTTGCAGAATAGAAATGGAGAAAGTGGCTGTTTTGCCGGTACCAGACTGCGCTTGGGCAATCACATCTCGGCCCTTCACAATGGGTTTGATGCTTCTCTGCTGGATAGCCGAGGGCTTCTCGAAGCCTAAAAGTCAAAACAAGctagtattaaaaatatgaaaacaaacaaaaaatttcatattttcatttgggGTTCATTTAAATTCGCAACTAAAACTgggtctaattaattaatataatttttttctcgagTGGAATTGAGATCAAGGTGAATTTCTCCAGCAGTAGAGCGCTGGATTGCAAGAACGTGCATGCGGCGGCATTGAAGCCTCACATTTGACGCGTCGCGTTTTCCACTTACCGTACGCGTAGATGCCGCGTAAAAGCTCCTCCCGAAGACCCATACTGTCGAAGGTCGGGATAACTTCAACATCTTCGCTGGTTTCAAACTCCACATTCGACAAATCCTCGTTGAGGATGGTCCGTTTGATATTTGTCGACGAGGATGCCATTTTTGTGTTGATACTAGGCTTGTGACGTCAACTGAAATGAAGAACAAACAAAAGCCGGGCGGTAGTGTGCAGTGGCAGTGCCAGAAATTTGAATCCTAAAGGCGGGAATCAACCAGATCAGATCAGATCACCAACACCAACAAAGGCGGTCGCACAAGAGACGAGCTCTTGTCCTAAAAACATTCTActtgaataattattcaatttattatcgAATTATTCGAACAACGTGtgcgataaaataaattttatgataatgcattattatttattttagataagTCAGTAAGTactagaatattttaaatttaaattagaattaaattctaaCGAATTTAATATATGTAGTGAGATACTAttgacaataattaataaaatacataaatataagTCATGAACATTTATGTACTTATTATGCAATGGTTATTATTGAATGAATGCatgactaaaaatatattttgttttgtgataaatattttcaagaaagttTCGATGTCATGCTGTAATTATAGagtgaaataaaagaattcaCAGATAAGAATTTAAGCCCcgtattaattaaatgatataATGATATCGATAGTGAATAACAATAAGTAGTCATGCTTTATTGATAAATCGTAGAGGTAGAGGTaatcatataattttatcttatcgtccaatttttaattttgttttagagcattttcatttcaaaatatagctCTAACaccaacaataaatattttattcatctatttttcctatttttatgcTGCGAGTTTCCAGCGCCGGTCAAAAAAATTAGCTATAaagcagaatttaatttaaaatgataatgaatggaaaatttgatgatttgcatcaacttaattttatttttgtctaaattagttaaaatcaatttattttaaaaagatcagCTAGCTAGCTAAACAACTTTGCCTAGTTGTGTAGTTACTGAATGGTTGGTACACTCTCATCTGAACTGCGGACCAGGAGAGACGAAAATGACAGAAATGGCGTGCCTGGAATGCGGATCGTGTTGAGTGGAACACAGAAAGTGTTGACGACGATTTTGGCCAAGTGTGCTGGTCGGCATCgaattttggtgtttttaagtaaatattcTTCGCCGGGAGCGATATTCCATGTCGGCCAGGCGGCGTGCTTACACGGGCGCGTGACGCTTTGGCCTCCAGTCGACcagctttcaaaatatgtatgtGACGTTTCACTCTTTATTTTGTAGCAGAAGACCCAGCAGGTGAACCCAAAAATGAAGATGGACGGGTTGGGGCAAACTTCTGTGCCCACGGATGTCAGAGACAGTGCAACGATACGTGTGTCTTTGTGAAAGAGCGGATGTACCATGGACGATAAAAATGGGATAGGAGTGATGAGGATGCAAGAAAATCTCGTGTGTGCCAAAATGAGCGACGAGCGAGGTGTAAACGGCGAGAGCAAAATCGCCTGCGGTGAAGAGTCGCCCCGGAATGGAATTTCCGAgaccgccaccaccaccaacGGTGCCTTCAGCCAGAAATCGGTCAGCCAGACGGACGCGGGTGGCAGGCTGCGGTTTTTCAAAGGTTTGTTTTCAAATGGTCGTTGTGACGCTCGCATCATTCAAATGGTTTGTAGACGGCAAGCTCATCATTGAACTGTCGCATCACGAGGGTGAACGAGCGTCGTGGGTGCCTGTTCCCAAGAAAACATACTGGCCACCCAGGGGCAAGTGCAGTTCCCTCGCACCTGTCACGGTGGCTGGATCCTCTCGCCAGGAATGCTCCACTACCCTCAGCGGTGAGTTAAGCATCGTGTCATGCAGCGTGTTCAAACTTCTCTCGCCGTGTCAGCAGCAATGCGTGGGAACTGCCATAAAAATgatgccaatttttatttaaatctgacTTGATCGTGAGCAATTTAACTTGTTTGCACTTTCCTATCGTtgtcattttagaaaaaaatatgatttaaatttaaacggaaAAAAATCCCACCGCCAAAAGGtcaagcaaattattttccatcagCGGCTGGAATGGCATTGTTCTGCtagtcaaatttaatattgtctTTCGTTATAGATTTTTgagatcaatatttttttacagtacATGACAGCTAAATTTTtggctatatttttattaaataaaattaattctgtgaaATTATAGGCTGATACTGGCACTGCAGAGCTGCTTGTTGCGTCTGTCATAATTATAACTTAGTGTTATCTATAAATTAGtattgttttttcttcaaaattatttttttctgtgcccTTTTGCAGTTGCAGAAGGCACtgctccaaaatatttttttatttcctcaaatttGTCAGAAAAGAATAAGGAAATAGCcactttctttttatttttgtctttaaggttatttttaaacaacaatttatttaaaatgtgcgtttgtaacatttaatttcaggattttttgaagaatatattaattgattaattatttattccccTTCAATGTCATTTAACATATCTacaaaagagtaaaaaggCAAACGCACGAAGTGATCAGGTCACTGAAACGCTGGCAATCAAAGAGTCGTCGAGTCGTACATAGCCTATGCTATATCTCAATgggagaaaatttaactttatatCCCggcaatgaaataattaaatcctcTTGATTAGGCTTCAGGAATATTTTactcaatttataatttccattattagatttatttttaatttattccgacAGTTCTTTTAGTTTGCTCTCTGAGATGAGTGCAGGCGGACGTTTTTCAAATCTCTCTAGCATAACCCTTTggcataaattttggttttgtttaCTGTTGATGTCGAGGCCTGCCGTTCCGAGACAGCCGCTTTACAGCACAATATTTTGCCATGCTCTCAATTTATtggcatttcaatttttgagccATCCATTCCTTGTTTGTTCACCTTGTGATTATACattgtataataaatttagaagcaaatatgtatgcattaaaattatttaaattttatgtataggtgaaaatttgagaaaaatagcattttgTGGTATGCTTTCAGTTTCTGATGACAACTCTTCAGTGCAATCCTCTCCTTGGCAAAGGGACCATTGTTGGAAACAAAGCCACCCCCGCAAAGACGCTGGCCGCTTCCTTGTTTTCCTAATGCGCTCTGATGACAGTGTGAAATCGGTCAGGTGGCGCAACGCTTTGGCGTTAAAACGCATGAGGCGACGGCCGTTCGAAATCATTGTGCTCAAAGAGGACTCAGTGCCAGGCGGTAAAAGGCCTGCCAGGGAGACGAAGAGGAAGGAGCTTGAGGCTGTTGTTGAGATACTGACTGCTAAAGCGCGGGAAGCGGTTAAAGCCTCGCCCGCGCCTGGAAGCAGCAAATTGGATCACTGTGTGGTGTCACCAAGGAAGAGGATTCTCAGGGAGTTTGAGAAGGTTACGCTGGAGGACCAGACCTATAAGAGACATAAAAGGCCAACAGCTGGTGCTCCGGTAAAAATCTTGCTGTggata is part of the Cloeon dipterum chromosome 1, ieCloDipt1.1, whole genome shotgun sequence genome and harbors:
- the LOC135934548 gene encoding methionine aminopeptidase 1D, mitochondrial — protein: MMNLCNLATKNTALHRKISNILLSCRNGADRKVSTTSKSAAIFDRFKSKSSNPKDFGKYSIVKPGNVSPQLIVPDHILKPPYAETAQPPPPPKEIEIHDEDSILSIYSACKLAKRVLHWIGTKLEVGMTTDEIDKLVHNKILANNAYPSPLNYLGFPKSVCTSINNVACHGIPDDRPLEDGDIINIDITVYFDGHHGDCSETFLIGNVDEKGRELVAIARKCLDEAIDGCQHYETFSNIGNIIENIAKSNGYDVVPAFAGHGIGKYFHGPPDILHCRNNYSGCMKTGMIFTIEPIITPGSREVEIQEDGWTAIMVDNARTAQFEETILVTPAGAKILTSLE
- the LOC135947990 gene encoding eukaryotic initiation factor 4A-III translates to MASSSTNIKRTILNEDLSNVEFETSEDVEVIPTFDSMGLREELLRGIYAYGFEKPSAIQQRSIKPIVKGRDVIAQAQSGTGKTATFSISILQSLDTQLRETQVLCLSPTRELAVQIQKVILALGDYMNVQCHACIGGTNLGEDIRKLDYGQHVVSGTPGRVFDMIRRRTLRTRSIKMLVLDEADEMLNKGFKEQIYDVYRYLPPATQVVLISATLPHEILEMTSKFMTDPIRILVKRDELTLEGIKQFFVAVEREEWKFDTLCDLYDTLTITQAVIFCNTKRKVDWLTEKMREANFTVSSMHGDMPQKERDSIMKEFRSGTSRVLITTDVWARGIDVQQVSLVINYDLPNNRELYIHRIGRSGRFGRKGVAINFVKTDDIRILRDIEQYYSTQIDEMPMNVADLI
- the H gene encoding protein hairless, which translates into the protein MDDKNGIGVMRMQENLVCAKMSDERGVNGESKIACGEESPRNGISETATTTNGAFSQKSVSQTDAGGRLRFFKDGKLIIELSHHEGERASWVPVPKKTYWPPRGKCSSLAPVTVAGSSRQECSTTLSVSDDNSSVQSSPWQRDHCWKQSHPRKDAGRFLVFLMRSDDSVKSVRWRNALALKRMRRRPFEIIVLKEDSVPGGKRPARETKRKELEAVVEILTAKAREAVKASPAPGSSKLDHCVVSPRKRILREFEKVTLEDQTYKRHKRPTAGAPVLSPSPPSLIPHINAIRTMGSYTVPASTPSPSSSPSPSPATKCKERLGSYSINSLLGRPDDDPEPSSFLRSLLGTSPRSDRGSCGSSPSCVSSPQSPAEVRWRPSKKKVASPDPPQSLPIHQPFPGLNFFPPPPMAFFHPYNRSMWPHPSPAAHNINYPAAANFMPLGSVWSHPHLGPTAPLPGQQFCVDPRKRDELTADMPLNLSKNAG